In Brachyhypopomus gauderio isolate BG-103 chromosome 11, BGAUD_0.2, whole genome shotgun sequence, a single genomic region encodes these proteins:
- the LOC143527106 gene encoding cytochrome P450 2J6-like isoform X3, with translation MGGVSKEHSVESCSGTDIMLGSFVLVGICIFIFIVIRIQRPKNFPPGPQPVPIFGNLLQLNILNPLKDLERAVKEALVTNAADFSGRPQNLMVNSIIQKTGFIFADYGSAWREHRRFALMTLRNFGLGKQSMEKRILGEIEHLVARLEKSAGADMNPKTLFHDAASNIIYLVLFGTRFEYEHQTLKEFVRCFTENLKIGNGPWAMIYDTLPVVRGLPLPFKKAFQNFNTVKQIVLNMINKHKLTRVSGEPRDFVDCYLDELDKKGDGQSSFDENNLLGIVIDLHVAGTDTTSNTLLTAFLYLMAHPHIQERCRQEIDEVLEGKAQASFEDRHNMPYTQAVIHESQRVANTVPLSVFHSTSRDTQLMGYSIPKGTLIIPNLSSVLSEEDQWKFPHEFNPANFLNDQGQFEKPEAFLPFSAGPRVCLGEGLARMELFLILVSLLRRFQFVWPEDAGEPDFTPVFGITLTPRPYKMGVRLRQKPGEMQKQ, from the exons ATGGGAGGCGTATCAAAGGAACACAGTGTGGAAAGCTGCAGTGGAACAGACATCATGCTGGGATCCTTCGTTCTGGTTGGTATTTGTATCTTCATCTTCATTGTTATCAGGATCCAGAGGCCCAAGAACTTCCCTCCAGGACCCCAACCAGTACCCATATTTGGAAACCTCTTACAACTAAACATCTTGAATCCACTGAAAGACCTTGAGAGG GCTGTAAAGGAGGCTTTGGTGACCAATGCTGCAGACTTTTCTGGACGCCCACAGAACCTCATGGTCAACAGCATAATACAAAAAACCG GTTTCATATTTGCTGACTATGGTTCTGCGTGGAGAGAGCATCGACGTTTTGCCCTCATGACCCTGAGGAACTTTGGCCTGGGGAAGCAGTCTATGGAGAAGAGGATTCTGGGGGAGATTGAACACCTTGTTGCACGGTTGGAGAAAAGTGCTG gaGCAGATATGAATCCTAAGACTTTGTTCCACGATGCTGCATCAAACATCATCTACCTGGTTTTATTTGGCACACGCTTTGAATATGAGCATCAAACCCTTAAAGAGTTTGTTAGATGTTTCACTGAAAATTTAAAGATCGGGAATGGACCCTGGGCAATG aTCTATGATACACTTCCTGTGGTGAGAGGTCTTCCCCTTCCCTTTAAGAAGGCCTTTCAAAATTTCAACACAGTTAAACAAATAGTACTAAACATGATAAACAAGCATAAGCTAACAAGAGTATCAGGAGAGCCAAGAGACTTTGTTGACTGCTACCTAGACGAGCTTGATAAA AAAGGAGATGGTCAATCTTCTTTTGATGAGAATAATCTTTTGGGGATTGTGATAGACCTGCATGTTGCTGGGACAGacaccacctccaacaccctccTAACAGCATTCCTCTACCTCATGGCTCATCCACACATTCAAG AGAGATGCCGGCAGGAGATTGATGAGGTTCTAGAGGGAAAAGCTCAGGCATCTTTTGAGGACAGACACAACATGCCGTACACACAGGCTGTGATTCACGAGTCTCAGCGTGTCGCAAACACTGTACCTCTGAGTGTGTTCCACAGCACATCGAGAGATACTCAACTCATGGGCTACAGCATCCCGAAG GGCACTCTTATTATCCCCAATCTCTCCTCAGTACTAAGTGAGGAAGACCAGTGGAAGTTTCCTCATGAGTTCAACCCAGCCAACTTCCTCAATGACCAGGGACAGTTTGAGAAACCTGAAGCCTTCCTACCCTTTTCTGCAG ggcctCGCGTGTGTCTTGGTGAGGGTCTGGCTCGCATGGAGCTCTTCCTCATCTTGGTCTCCCTGCTGCGCCGGTTCCAGTTTGTCTGGCCTGAAGATGCAGGAGAACCAGACTTCACTCCTGTATTTGgaatcacactcacacccagacCATACAAGATGGGGGTCAGACTGAGACAGAAACCTGGAGAAATGCAGAAACAGTGA
- the LOC143527106 gene encoding cytochrome P450 2F2-like isoform X4, giving the protein MIQRPKNFPPGPQPVPIFGNLLQLNILNPLKDLERLAECYGNVYSLYIGRNPAVVLTGFKAVKEALVTNAADFSGRPQNLMVNSIIQKTGFIFADYGSAWREHRRFALMTLRNFGLGKQSMEKRILGEIEHLVARLEKSAGADMNPKTLFHDAASNIIYLVLFGTRFEYEHQTLKEFVRCFTENLKIGNGPWAMIYDTLPVVRGLPLPFKKAFQNFNTVKQIVLNMINKHKLTRVSGEPRDFVDCYLDELDKKGDGQSSFDENNLLGIVIDLHVAGTDTTSNTLLTAFLYLMAHPHIQERCRQEIDEVLEGKAQASFEDRHNMPYTQAVIHESQRVANTVPLSVFHSTSRDTQLMGYSIPKGTLIIPNLSSVLSEEDQWKFPHEFNPANFLNDQGQFEKPEAFLPFSAGPRVCLGEGLARMELFLILVSLLRRFQFVWPEDAGEPDFTPVFGITLTPRPYKMGVRLRQKPGEMQKQ; this is encoded by the exons GATCCAGAGGCCCAAGAACTTCCCTCCAGGACCCCAACCAGTACCCATATTTGGAAACCTCTTACAACTAAACATCTTGAATCCACTGAAAGACCTTGAGAGG TTGGCTGAATGTTATGGGAATGTTTACAGCCTGTATATTGGCAGAAATCCAGCAGTGGTTCTTACTGGTTTCAAGGCTGTAAAGGAGGCTTTGGTGACCAATGCTGCAGACTTTTCTGGACGCCCACAGAACCTCATGGTCAACAGCATAATACAAAAAACCG GTTTCATATTTGCTGACTATGGTTCTGCGTGGAGAGAGCATCGACGTTTTGCCCTCATGACCCTGAGGAACTTTGGCCTGGGGAAGCAGTCTATGGAGAAGAGGATTCTGGGGGAGATTGAACACCTTGTTGCACGGTTGGAGAAAAGTGCTG gaGCAGATATGAATCCTAAGACTTTGTTCCACGATGCTGCATCAAACATCATCTACCTGGTTTTATTTGGCACACGCTTTGAATATGAGCATCAAACCCTTAAAGAGTTTGTTAGATGTTTCACTGAAAATTTAAAGATCGGGAATGGACCCTGGGCAATG aTCTATGATACACTTCCTGTGGTGAGAGGTCTTCCCCTTCCCTTTAAGAAGGCCTTTCAAAATTTCAACACAGTTAAACAAATAGTACTAAACATGATAAACAAGCATAAGCTAACAAGAGTATCAGGAGAGCCAAGAGACTTTGTTGACTGCTACCTAGACGAGCTTGATAAA AAAGGAGATGGTCAATCTTCTTTTGATGAGAATAATCTTTTGGGGATTGTGATAGACCTGCATGTTGCTGGGACAGacaccacctccaacaccctccTAACAGCATTCCTCTACCTCATGGCTCATCCACACATTCAAG AGAGATGCCGGCAGGAGATTGATGAGGTTCTAGAGGGAAAAGCTCAGGCATCTTTTGAGGACAGACACAACATGCCGTACACACAGGCTGTGATTCACGAGTCTCAGCGTGTCGCAAACACTGTACCTCTGAGTGTGTTCCACAGCACATCGAGAGATACTCAACTCATGGGCTACAGCATCCCGAAG GGCACTCTTATTATCCCCAATCTCTCCTCAGTACTAAGTGAGGAAGACCAGTGGAAGTTTCCTCATGAGTTCAACCCAGCCAACTTCCTCAATGACCAGGGACAGTTTGAGAAACCTGAAGCCTTCCTACCCTTTTCTGCAG ggcctCGCGTGTGTCTTGGTGAGGGTCTGGCTCGCATGGAGCTCTTCCTCATCTTGGTCTCCCTGCTGCGCCGGTTCCAGTTTGTCTGGCCTGAAGATGCAGGAGAACCAGACTTCACTCCTGTATTTGgaatcacactcacacccagacCATACAAGATGGGGGTCAGACTGAGACAGAAACCTGGAGAAATGCAGAAACAGTGA
- the LOC143527106 gene encoding cytochrome P450 2F2-like isoform X1, translating into MGGVSKEHSVESCSGTDIMLGSFVLVGICIFIFIVIRIQRPKNFPPGPQPVPIFGNLLQLNILNPLKDLERLAECYGNVYSLYIGRNPAVVLTGFKAVKEALVTNAADFSGRPQNLMVNSIIQKTGFIFADYGSAWREHRRFALMTLRNFGLGKQSMEKRILGEIEHLVARLEKSAGADMNPKTLFHDAASNIIYLVLFGTRFEYEHQTLKEFVRCFTENLKIGNGPWAMIYDTLPVVRGLPLPFKKAFQNFNTVKQIVLNMINKHKLTRVSGEPRDFVDCYLDELDKKGDGQSSFDENNLLGIVIDLHVAGTDTTSNTLLTAFLYLMAHPHIQERCRQEIDEVLEGKAQASFEDRHNMPYTQAVIHESQRVANTVPLSVFHSTSRDTQLMGYSIPKGTLIIPNLSSVLSEEDQWKFPHEFNPANFLNDQGQFEKPEAFLPFSAGPRVCLGEGLARMELFLILVSLLRRFQFVWPEDAGEPDFTPVFGITLTPRPYKMGVRLRQKPGEMQKQ; encoded by the exons ATGGGAGGCGTATCAAAGGAACACAGTGTGGAAAGCTGCAGTGGAACAGACATCATGCTGGGATCCTTCGTTCTGGTTGGTATTTGTATCTTCATCTTCATTGTTATCAGGATCCAGAGGCCCAAGAACTTCCCTCCAGGACCCCAACCAGTACCCATATTTGGAAACCTCTTACAACTAAACATCTTGAATCCACTGAAAGACCTTGAGAGG TTGGCTGAATGTTATGGGAATGTTTACAGCCTGTATATTGGCAGAAATCCAGCAGTGGTTCTTACTGGTTTCAAGGCTGTAAAGGAGGCTTTGGTGACCAATGCTGCAGACTTTTCTGGACGCCCACAGAACCTCATGGTCAACAGCATAATACAAAAAACCG GTTTCATATTTGCTGACTATGGTTCTGCGTGGAGAGAGCATCGACGTTTTGCCCTCATGACCCTGAGGAACTTTGGCCTGGGGAAGCAGTCTATGGAGAAGAGGATTCTGGGGGAGATTGAACACCTTGTTGCACGGTTGGAGAAAAGTGCTG gaGCAGATATGAATCCTAAGACTTTGTTCCACGATGCTGCATCAAACATCATCTACCTGGTTTTATTTGGCACACGCTTTGAATATGAGCATCAAACCCTTAAAGAGTTTGTTAGATGTTTCACTGAAAATTTAAAGATCGGGAATGGACCCTGGGCAATG aTCTATGATACACTTCCTGTGGTGAGAGGTCTTCCCCTTCCCTTTAAGAAGGCCTTTCAAAATTTCAACACAGTTAAACAAATAGTACTAAACATGATAAACAAGCATAAGCTAACAAGAGTATCAGGAGAGCCAAGAGACTTTGTTGACTGCTACCTAGACGAGCTTGATAAA AAAGGAGATGGTCAATCTTCTTTTGATGAGAATAATCTTTTGGGGATTGTGATAGACCTGCATGTTGCTGGGACAGacaccacctccaacaccctccTAACAGCATTCCTCTACCTCATGGCTCATCCACACATTCAAG AGAGATGCCGGCAGGAGATTGATGAGGTTCTAGAGGGAAAAGCTCAGGCATCTTTTGAGGACAGACACAACATGCCGTACACACAGGCTGTGATTCACGAGTCTCAGCGTGTCGCAAACACTGTACCTCTGAGTGTGTTCCACAGCACATCGAGAGATACTCAACTCATGGGCTACAGCATCCCGAAG GGCACTCTTATTATCCCCAATCTCTCCTCAGTACTAAGTGAGGAAGACCAGTGGAAGTTTCCTCATGAGTTCAACCCAGCCAACTTCCTCAATGACCAGGGACAGTTTGAGAAACCTGAAGCCTTCCTACCCTTTTCTGCAG ggcctCGCGTGTGTCTTGGTGAGGGTCTGGCTCGCATGGAGCTCTTCCTCATCTTGGTCTCCCTGCTGCGCCGGTTCCAGTTTGTCTGGCCTGAAGATGCAGGAGAACCAGACTTCACTCCTGTATTTGgaatcacactcacacccagacCATACAAGATGGGGGTCAGACTGAGACAGAAACCTGGAGAAATGCAGAAACAGTGA
- the LOC143527106 gene encoding cytochrome P450 2F2-like isoform X2 — translation MCISLGAVPCVCVHPSHLWIQRPKNFPPGPQPVPIFGNLLQLNILNPLKDLERLAECYGNVYSLYIGRNPAVVLTGFKAVKEALVTNAADFSGRPQNLMVNSIIQKTGFIFADYGSAWREHRRFALMTLRNFGLGKQSMEKRILGEIEHLVARLEKSAGADMNPKTLFHDAASNIIYLVLFGTRFEYEHQTLKEFVRCFTENLKIGNGPWAMIYDTLPVVRGLPLPFKKAFQNFNTVKQIVLNMINKHKLTRVSGEPRDFVDCYLDELDKKGDGQSSFDENNLLGIVIDLHVAGTDTTSNTLLTAFLYLMAHPHIQERCRQEIDEVLEGKAQASFEDRHNMPYTQAVIHESQRVANTVPLSVFHSTSRDTQLMGYSIPKGTLIIPNLSSVLSEEDQWKFPHEFNPANFLNDQGQFEKPEAFLPFSAGPRVCLGEGLARMELFLILVSLLRRFQFVWPEDAGEPDFTPVFGITLTPRPYKMGVRLRQKPGEMQKQ, via the exons GATCCAGAGGCCCAAGAACTTCCCTCCAGGACCCCAACCAGTACCCATATTTGGAAACCTCTTACAACTAAACATCTTGAATCCACTGAAAGACCTTGAGAGG TTGGCTGAATGTTATGGGAATGTTTACAGCCTGTATATTGGCAGAAATCCAGCAGTGGTTCTTACTGGTTTCAAGGCTGTAAAGGAGGCTTTGGTGACCAATGCTGCAGACTTTTCTGGACGCCCACAGAACCTCATGGTCAACAGCATAATACAAAAAACCG GTTTCATATTTGCTGACTATGGTTCTGCGTGGAGAGAGCATCGACGTTTTGCCCTCATGACCCTGAGGAACTTTGGCCTGGGGAAGCAGTCTATGGAGAAGAGGATTCTGGGGGAGATTGAACACCTTGTTGCACGGTTGGAGAAAAGTGCTG gaGCAGATATGAATCCTAAGACTTTGTTCCACGATGCTGCATCAAACATCATCTACCTGGTTTTATTTGGCACACGCTTTGAATATGAGCATCAAACCCTTAAAGAGTTTGTTAGATGTTTCACTGAAAATTTAAAGATCGGGAATGGACCCTGGGCAATG aTCTATGATACACTTCCTGTGGTGAGAGGTCTTCCCCTTCCCTTTAAGAAGGCCTTTCAAAATTTCAACACAGTTAAACAAATAGTACTAAACATGATAAACAAGCATAAGCTAACAAGAGTATCAGGAGAGCCAAGAGACTTTGTTGACTGCTACCTAGACGAGCTTGATAAA AAAGGAGATGGTCAATCTTCTTTTGATGAGAATAATCTTTTGGGGATTGTGATAGACCTGCATGTTGCTGGGACAGacaccacctccaacaccctccTAACAGCATTCCTCTACCTCATGGCTCATCCACACATTCAAG AGAGATGCCGGCAGGAGATTGATGAGGTTCTAGAGGGAAAAGCTCAGGCATCTTTTGAGGACAGACACAACATGCCGTACACACAGGCTGTGATTCACGAGTCTCAGCGTGTCGCAAACACTGTACCTCTGAGTGTGTTCCACAGCACATCGAGAGATACTCAACTCATGGGCTACAGCATCCCGAAG GGCACTCTTATTATCCCCAATCTCTCCTCAGTACTAAGTGAGGAAGACCAGTGGAAGTTTCCTCATGAGTTCAACCCAGCCAACTTCCTCAATGACCAGGGACAGTTTGAGAAACCTGAAGCCTTCCTACCCTTTTCTGCAG ggcctCGCGTGTGTCTTGGTGAGGGTCTGGCTCGCATGGAGCTCTTCCTCATCTTGGTCTCCCTGCTGCGCCGGTTCCAGTTTGTCTGGCCTGAAGATGCAGGAGAACCAGACTTCACTCCTGTATTTGgaatcacactcacacccagacCATACAAGATGGGGGTCAGACTGAGACAGAAACCTGGAGAAATGCAGAAACAGTGA
- the LOC143527106 gene encoding cytochrome P450 2J6-like isoform X6, which produces MVNSIIQKTGFIFADYGSAWREHRRFALMTLRNFGLGKQSMEKRILGEIEHLVARLEKSAGADMNPKTLFHDAASNIIYLVLFGTRFEYEHQTLKEFVRCFTENLKIGNGPWAMIYDTLPVVRGLPLPFKKAFQNFNTVKQIVLNMINKHKLTRVSGEPRDFVDCYLDELDKKGDGQSSFDENNLLGIVIDLHVAGTDTTSNTLLTAFLYLMAHPHIQERCRQEIDEVLEGKAQASFEDRHNMPYTQAVIHESQRVANTVPLSVFHSTSRDTQLMGYSIPKGTLIIPNLSSVLSEEDQWKFPHEFNPANFLNDQGQFEKPEAFLPFSAGPRVCLGEGLARMELFLILVSLLRRFQFVWPEDAGEPDFTPVFGITLTPRPYKMGVRLRQKPGEMQKQ; this is translated from the exons ATGGTCAACAGCATAATACAAAAAACCG GTTTCATATTTGCTGACTATGGTTCTGCGTGGAGAGAGCATCGACGTTTTGCCCTCATGACCCTGAGGAACTTTGGCCTGGGGAAGCAGTCTATGGAGAAGAGGATTCTGGGGGAGATTGAACACCTTGTTGCACGGTTGGAGAAAAGTGCTG gaGCAGATATGAATCCTAAGACTTTGTTCCACGATGCTGCATCAAACATCATCTACCTGGTTTTATTTGGCACACGCTTTGAATATGAGCATCAAACCCTTAAAGAGTTTGTTAGATGTTTCACTGAAAATTTAAAGATCGGGAATGGACCCTGGGCAATG aTCTATGATACACTTCCTGTGGTGAGAGGTCTTCCCCTTCCCTTTAAGAAGGCCTTTCAAAATTTCAACACAGTTAAACAAATAGTACTAAACATGATAAACAAGCATAAGCTAACAAGAGTATCAGGAGAGCCAAGAGACTTTGTTGACTGCTACCTAGACGAGCTTGATAAA AAAGGAGATGGTCAATCTTCTTTTGATGAGAATAATCTTTTGGGGATTGTGATAGACCTGCATGTTGCTGGGACAGacaccacctccaacaccctccTAACAGCATTCCTCTACCTCATGGCTCATCCACACATTCAAG AGAGATGCCGGCAGGAGATTGATGAGGTTCTAGAGGGAAAAGCTCAGGCATCTTTTGAGGACAGACACAACATGCCGTACACACAGGCTGTGATTCACGAGTCTCAGCGTGTCGCAAACACTGTACCTCTGAGTGTGTTCCACAGCACATCGAGAGATACTCAACTCATGGGCTACAGCATCCCGAAG GGCACTCTTATTATCCCCAATCTCTCCTCAGTACTAAGTGAGGAAGACCAGTGGAAGTTTCCTCATGAGTTCAACCCAGCCAACTTCCTCAATGACCAGGGACAGTTTGAGAAACCTGAAGCCTTCCTACCCTTTTCTGCAG ggcctCGCGTGTGTCTTGGTGAGGGTCTGGCTCGCATGGAGCTCTTCCTCATCTTGGTCTCCCTGCTGCGCCGGTTCCAGTTTGTCTGGCCTGAAGATGCAGGAGAACCAGACTTCACTCCTGTATTTGgaatcacactcacacccagacCATACAAGATGGGGGTCAGACTGAGACAGAAACCTGGAGAAATGCAGAAACAGTGA
- the LOC143527106 gene encoding cytochrome P450 2J6-like isoform X5 codes for MCISLGAVPCVCVHPSHLWIQRPKNFPPGPQPVPIFGNLLQLNILNPLKDLERAVKEALVTNAADFSGRPQNLMVNSIIQKTGFIFADYGSAWREHRRFALMTLRNFGLGKQSMEKRILGEIEHLVARLEKSAGADMNPKTLFHDAASNIIYLVLFGTRFEYEHQTLKEFVRCFTENLKIGNGPWAMIYDTLPVVRGLPLPFKKAFQNFNTVKQIVLNMINKHKLTRVSGEPRDFVDCYLDELDKKGDGQSSFDENNLLGIVIDLHVAGTDTTSNTLLTAFLYLMAHPHIQERCRQEIDEVLEGKAQASFEDRHNMPYTQAVIHESQRVANTVPLSVFHSTSRDTQLMGYSIPKGTLIIPNLSSVLSEEDQWKFPHEFNPANFLNDQGQFEKPEAFLPFSAGPRVCLGEGLARMELFLILVSLLRRFQFVWPEDAGEPDFTPVFGITLTPRPYKMGVRLRQKPGEMQKQ; via the exons GATCCAGAGGCCCAAGAACTTCCCTCCAGGACCCCAACCAGTACCCATATTTGGAAACCTCTTACAACTAAACATCTTGAATCCACTGAAAGACCTTGAGAGG GCTGTAAAGGAGGCTTTGGTGACCAATGCTGCAGACTTTTCTGGACGCCCACAGAACCTCATGGTCAACAGCATAATACAAAAAACCG GTTTCATATTTGCTGACTATGGTTCTGCGTGGAGAGAGCATCGACGTTTTGCCCTCATGACCCTGAGGAACTTTGGCCTGGGGAAGCAGTCTATGGAGAAGAGGATTCTGGGGGAGATTGAACACCTTGTTGCACGGTTGGAGAAAAGTGCTG gaGCAGATATGAATCCTAAGACTTTGTTCCACGATGCTGCATCAAACATCATCTACCTGGTTTTATTTGGCACACGCTTTGAATATGAGCATCAAACCCTTAAAGAGTTTGTTAGATGTTTCACTGAAAATTTAAAGATCGGGAATGGACCCTGGGCAATG aTCTATGATACACTTCCTGTGGTGAGAGGTCTTCCCCTTCCCTTTAAGAAGGCCTTTCAAAATTTCAACACAGTTAAACAAATAGTACTAAACATGATAAACAAGCATAAGCTAACAAGAGTATCAGGAGAGCCAAGAGACTTTGTTGACTGCTACCTAGACGAGCTTGATAAA AAAGGAGATGGTCAATCTTCTTTTGATGAGAATAATCTTTTGGGGATTGTGATAGACCTGCATGTTGCTGGGACAGacaccacctccaacaccctccTAACAGCATTCCTCTACCTCATGGCTCATCCACACATTCAAG AGAGATGCCGGCAGGAGATTGATGAGGTTCTAGAGGGAAAAGCTCAGGCATCTTTTGAGGACAGACACAACATGCCGTACACACAGGCTGTGATTCACGAGTCTCAGCGTGTCGCAAACACTGTACCTCTGAGTGTGTTCCACAGCACATCGAGAGATACTCAACTCATGGGCTACAGCATCCCGAAG GGCACTCTTATTATCCCCAATCTCTCCTCAGTACTAAGTGAGGAAGACCAGTGGAAGTTTCCTCATGAGTTCAACCCAGCCAACTTCCTCAATGACCAGGGACAGTTTGAGAAACCTGAAGCCTTCCTACCCTTTTCTGCAG ggcctCGCGTGTGTCTTGGTGAGGGTCTGGCTCGCATGGAGCTCTTCCTCATCTTGGTCTCCCTGCTGCGCCGGTTCCAGTTTGTCTGGCCTGAAGATGCAGGAGAACCAGACTTCACTCCTGTATTTGgaatcacactcacacccagacCATACAAGATGGGGGTCAGACTGAGACAGAAACCTGGAGAAATGCAGAAACAGTGA
- the LOC143527106 gene encoding cytochrome P450 2K1-like isoform X7 translates to MGGVSKEHSVESCSGTDIMLGSFVLVGICIFIFIVIRIQRPKNFPPGPQPVPIFGNLLQLNILNPLKDLERLAECYGNVYSLYIGRNPAVVLTGFKAVKEALVTNAADFSGRPQNLMVNSIIQKTGFIFADYGSAWREHRRFALMTLRNFGLGKQSMEKRILGEIEHLVARLEKSADLHVAGTDTTSNTLLTAFLYLMAHPHIQERCRQEIDEVLEGKAQASFEDRHNMPYTQAVIHESQRVANTVPLSVFHSTSRDTQLMGYSIPKGTLIIPNLSSVLSEEDQWKFPHEFNPANFLNDQGQFEKPEAFLPFSAGPRVCLGEGLARMELFLILVSLLRRFQFVWPEDAGEPDFTPVFGITLTPRPYKMGVRLRQKPGEMQKQ, encoded by the exons ATGGGAGGCGTATCAAAGGAACACAGTGTGGAAAGCTGCAGTGGAACAGACATCATGCTGGGATCCTTCGTTCTGGTTGGTATTTGTATCTTCATCTTCATTGTTATCAGGATCCAGAGGCCCAAGAACTTCCCTCCAGGACCCCAACCAGTACCCATATTTGGAAACCTCTTACAACTAAACATCTTGAATCCACTGAAAGACCTTGAGAGG TTGGCTGAATGTTATGGGAATGTTTACAGCCTGTATATTGGCAGAAATCCAGCAGTGGTTCTTACTGGTTTCAAGGCTGTAAAGGAGGCTTTGGTGACCAATGCTGCAGACTTTTCTGGACGCCCACAGAACCTCATGGTCAACAGCATAATACAAAAAACCG GTTTCATATTTGCTGACTATGGTTCTGCGTGGAGAGAGCATCGACGTTTTGCCCTCATGACCCTGAGGAACTTTGGCCTGGGGAAGCAGTCTATGGAGAAGAGGATTCTGGGGGAGATTGAACACCTTGTTGCACGGTTGGAGAAAAGTGCTG ACCTGCATGTTGCTGGGACAGacaccacctccaacaccctccTAACAGCATTCCTCTACCTCATGGCTCATCCACACATTCAAG AGAGATGCCGGCAGGAGATTGATGAGGTTCTAGAGGGAAAAGCTCAGGCATCTTTTGAGGACAGACACAACATGCCGTACACACAGGCTGTGATTCACGAGTCTCAGCGTGTCGCAAACACTGTACCTCTGAGTGTGTTCCACAGCACATCGAGAGATACTCAACTCATGGGCTACAGCATCCCGAAG GGCACTCTTATTATCCCCAATCTCTCCTCAGTACTAAGTGAGGAAGACCAGTGGAAGTTTCCTCATGAGTTCAACCCAGCCAACTTCCTCAATGACCAGGGACAGTTTGAGAAACCTGAAGCCTTCCTACCCTTTTCTGCAG ggcctCGCGTGTGTCTTGGTGAGGGTCTGGCTCGCATGGAGCTCTTCCTCATCTTGGTCTCCCTGCTGCGCCGGTTCCAGTTTGTCTGGCCTGAAGATGCAGGAGAACCAGACTTCACTCCTGTATTTGgaatcacactcacacccagacCATACAAGATGGGGGTCAGACTGAGACAGAAACCTGGAGAAATGCAGAAACAGTGA